In Pseudopipra pipra isolate bDixPip1 chromosome 5, bDixPip1.hap1, whole genome shotgun sequence, the following proteins share a genomic window:
- the RERG gene encoding ras-related and estrogen-regulated growth inhibitor, protein MAKSAEVKLAIFGRAGVGKSALVVRFLTKRFIWEYDPTLESTYRHQATIDDEVVSMEILDTAGQEDPIQKEGHVRWGEGFVLVYDITDRGSFEEMLPLKNLLDEVKKPKNVTLILVGNKADLDHSRQVSTEEGEKLATELACAFYECSACTGEGNIMEAFYELCREVRRRKMVQGKTRRRSSTTHVKQAINKMLTKISS, encoded by the exons CTCTTGTCGTGCGCTTCCTGACCAAACGGTTCATCTGGGAGTACGATCCAACGCTAG AGTCTACATATCGTCACCAAGCTACCATTGATGATGAAGTGGTTTCCATGGAGATACTAGATACAGCTGGTCAG GAGGATCCTATCCAGAAAGAAGGACACGTGCGATGGGGTGAAGGCTTTGTGCTGGTTTACGACATCACAGACAGAGGCAGCTTTGAGGAAATGCTGCCGCTAAAGAACTTGTTGGATGAAGTTAAAAAGCCCAAAAACGTCACCCTGATCCTGGTGGGGAACAAAGCAGACTTGGATCACTCCAGGCAAGTCAGCACAGAGGAAGGTGAAAAGCTGGCCACGGAACTAGCATGTGCTTTTTATGAGTGTTCTGCTTGCACGGGAGAGGGCAACATTATGGAGGCCTTCTACGAGCTGTGTCGTGAGGTTCGGCGGCGAAAGATGGTCCAGGGCAAGACTCGGAGACGAAGCTCCACCACCCATGTCAAGCAGGCAATTAATAAGATGCTTACCAAAATCAGCAGCTAA